acaaaaacaCTCATGTTTTCATCCGAACATGGATTTTTGTTGACACGAGGCAAACACTTTAGCAGCAGTAATGATAAAAACATCGCAAACTTCATAACAACAATTGACATCAATTTTGTGAAATAACATAACtataccatagttatcagacataTTTTCATATCTGAGAGCTATAGGTGATTTATGCATGACGTCACATGTTATGTGAAGTCtgtgtgtcttatgacatcttggttgtttttcCGAGCTTTGAATAGCAAATTTGAACATGattactcgttactctgtttttcaacgaatacaatcaaccttagtatcaatgaattttgagctaaactattatgtcaaattgattgttagatcgaatttgactgtccaagctctgataccaattgttaggatctgagtttggttttggttgtgttttacgtttgaattaagatgaagatgaatgagttgtacagcggaattaaaatggaagcaaacttttcacaatcaaacaggagaattgcttttaacatataagtttaacattgaaccgaatgattgaatttaattttaacaacgattacaatttgcaagtatgcaacaaactccccctcagcctgagctcacagtatttgttcgtgcaggaagaagatagtgaaagagctaatagaacagtacagagcattgttctatttataggcatgaGCAAActactgaagcatctaagctaacgtcaccatgaaagtgacatctaacctcctaacaaactctaacctctgatctatacaacctctgctatgctaactactgatattacatttcatttcataaagacATCTAAACTattgctgcatccttccactgatgtgaacccagcagtactcgTCATGATCACcagagcttgactcaaggcagtagattgaacagcagagctttagtcttccatcagtctTTTATTTGAACAGCAgtttgtaggtcagcagtttgtacgatcagtagataggaggtcagcaaatgttgaaaccactttcaagggagagacttgtatacataacatctgcttattctggatccactgctctgatccagttttggctttaattatctgttcctttggtagggttcaatcccaacaatttaGCAAACAACTTTGATCAAACACTGTTTGTGTATCAGTGGATGAGCTTTAACAGTTGTTTTGTACATCTGCTGCTCTGATGAAGGAAATGATTTTGACTAGTGAAACCACAATATCATATCCAGCATCTGTTGATAGTGATTGTAAGTTACCTGCAGAACCAAAAACTTGACAAACACATTTTAAATGCAAGTTTATCAGAATTAATCATAGCAGCATGATTTATAGGGATTTTAATGCAGAGAATTTGCAGGTTTTTGCATTCAAGGTTTTATCACATATCTACTTCATGTTTTAAACATTCTATAGATTTTTATAGTGACTCAGTATCCCAGATGATTATCATATTTTACTTTGGCCACACATTTTGTGTTTTAGTCTTTTGGGAATTTAGAGTAAAACATGTGCAGTCAAACATTTGAAGTTTGTCAACAATccacctttattactgatttagaCTTGAGTTTATGAACGAGATGATCCATACCCTTAACACCAACTCTTCTTGACCATTATCAAAGAATATATAACCCTAGGCAAAAACAAGAAGGGTTTTACATCCTGACAGGTATTTGGATTTTTACCATCTAAAATAAGTAAAAATGCAAAATATATCATTCTTTAAGAAAAATGAAGAACAACATATTCTGTTTTATTaaggaaatttaaaaaaaaataagtaaaaattTCCTGAAAACAACATCAATTGGATCAGGTGCATACTGTAAATTTTAATTTGATCAGAATCACTTCATTCTTAACTTTTGGAGGATGGTCAGTGGTTTGAAATAAATTCCATAACCACTGTTTGATACCATTACCTTGTTAAATGATTGTGACAGTGGAAAGCCTGCTCACAATGGTTTTTGAAAGTTCTTCCTGAACCTTATTACCATGTGAAGAATTTCTGACAATTCGGCCTAATcctttttattaataatcaacctgTTGATACTTTTGATACCTGAACTCCCTGATACAGTGACTGTACATGGTTGATGAATGACAAATGTTTGACCAAGGATGTatgtttatttttgattttttcttttGTAGGACCCATCTGTGAACTCTTAAGTGTTTTagatttatactcttttcttttgatttcaaaagttttgagataaacacacttttgagtttttgtaaTTTATCTTCATTCCTTTTTTACCCTTTCCATAGAAAAGTATTGAAACTATTTCTGGAAGATTTTCAAGGAAAGAATActcaatccaaaatcatttttagcaatgttttgagagatttggacatTTTTGCTAATGCTTATGCCAAATTTCGCATTACTCATGATCTGGTTTTCTAAACATCAAACATATAACCTTTGAATGATTTCACCCTTTTTCTTATAAGATATTTGGGCTAATATCAAGCTCTTTACAACACTGATATTTCACTATCACTGTTTTGAGTTGATCCGTGGTTATATCTGATGCAAATTTTAAGACTACTGATTTTCATCTTAATTTTAATCATAATTTTGTTTTCAACCTTTTAGAAGTCTTCAAAATTGTTGTTCACAtataagattttgttcctaaggttttgtTCATCTCCCATATGTTACCAAAAGCATAAATGCCTTTTTTCTGAACATAGGTCTTTAATGACGTGAGATAAACCCTTAGCAGCAGTCAATCATGGAACCAATCATAGTTTTCATCACAAACACTCATAGATCTATGAACGATTATATCCAATCCGAGATTATTAAATTTTACCAACTTTAAAATCATCGGTAGTTTATATCAGATTATCAGCGTTATgtgaatcctatgtgataaatgACATCTTGGTTATTTTACAAAAGTTTTTCAAATAACCAACTTTAGACGTGATTATCCTTCACTTTCGTTTTTCAACAAATACGACAAACCTTAGTATCAATAAATTTTGAGCTGAattgttatgtcaaattgattgttagatcgaatttgactgtcctggctctgataccaattgttaggatatGAGgttctcatgattgtgtttgtttgtaataaTTAAACAATGAATGAATCTAAAACAAAGATCAAATGTAGCGGAAATAAAACAAACTTGgtaaacataatcaaaggaaCAATAGTTTTCATAAACATGTGAATCTCATTAGTGTCGAAAGATTATAATCAAAAGATTATATGCATGCTTACATACTAAAACTCCCCCTCAGCTCGAGCTCCATGGTTGATTGTGCAAGATGATAGAATTAAAGGAGAAAACTCCTTGAATAGAACAGAGcaaactgttctatttatagtgtaCATCAAACCACtggagcatctaagctgacgtcaccatgaaagcgacacttaacaacctaacaaactacaaccaTTGATCTAGTACAAGCACTGTTGTCAAACAGCTGATTACAATACATAATACAAAGACAGGTTAAACTACTGTTTCTTCATACTACTGCTTTAGCCCTAGCAGTGTTTTGGTCTTCAGCAACACTTGagtcaaagcagtagattgaacatCAGTACTTAGTCTTCAATGGTCTTTGAATGGACATCCGTTGTTGTAAGTAACAGTTGTTGTAGTAGAACAGTTGATAGAAGACATCAGTTGTTagaatcactttcaaggggaaagtctAATGTAAAACACTGCTTATGtagaatccactgttctgaaccagttttggctttacatcatctgttcctctgtagggttcaatcccaacaaaggGTAATCTGTTGGGACCAAGCAAGATAGTTGGAGGCTGTTAATTTATGtggaataataaaaattatatgcATGATTGAGTAAATCAAATAATTGATTTACGTATAGCTGTTATACATCATCTTCTTCGATAGACGGTCTATCTATTTGTTTCAGTTCTGAACTTCCAAAATCAGCAGATAATGAAATCGCAGAAGGAGTTGGTAAATAAGAACAGATCGATTTTTGATTACTTGTTGGATTTTCGAATACGATTTTGAATAAGAATAGATCGATTGTGAGTTTTTGTTTGCTGATTATCAGGGGTTTTTGATTTCGTAatggacgattttaaccttggcggtttcatatatatatatatatatatatatatatatatatatatatatatataaatttgattaatttaatagtTAAGCAGGGGGTTTAAATGAGATGATCTGACGGTTGTGGTTATAGcgtatatataggtagaggatcctgtaaaaagtgctcaaactgtgagaagtgtattataacactatagataatactatataatatatacatatatatatatatatgtagaggatcctgtaaaaagtgctcaaactgtgagaagtgtattataacactatatataatactatataacatcatataaacaccatataacaatatgtaacaccatataataccatatacaCTACAAGAAATTAGGGTGTTTACCCACACATAATTTACCTACACATGTAAATGTGTGGGTATTTACCTACACATGTTTGTATATGTGTGGGTAATGGttgataatatattttcataatgtTTAACACTTAATATGTGTTGGTAATGGATTTTAGCCACACTTGGTGTTGGTGGGAAAATTTCCCCCCAAAATTGACAATCgattaaatattaaattacctACACATGTGGCAAATTTTCTTCATGTGTAGGTAAATTATCTACACATATGTAAAAAACTAATATATGTGTAGGTAAATGATTATGTTTGCCaacacataatttttttttaaaaaaaaaatatgtcgaTAAACTAagttaatttgtttttttaaatgaCATGGCAAATTAAATGCCTACACATGTTTAAATGTACAATATGTGTAGATATTAGATATATATaaaatatgtaaatatatattttttgatgacgtggcaaaACAGATATCTACACATATTTAGAAATGTACAATATGTGAAGATATTGAATGCATATAAAATacatatttaaatcttttttatAAGGTGATGTGGCAAAACAAATATCTACACATATTTAGAAATGTACAATATGTATAAATATGGGATACATATAAAATAACTTATGAGGGCTCCAAGCTCCATCTAAAGCTCAAACTTGGTTTGTTGGTAATTTTTCAAGTTAGGCTCCGACTTGCTCCTATTtgatttattaatttatattaattataattatatatttttcaaacttttatatatttatacaatatataatcTACATATTAGAAGGGCAACTTAGGTCATTTGTCACTTCCCTTAAAATTCATTTAATGCATAATGTACAAACTTAAACTCATTATGCACATCTATAGAGTTTTTTCCCATAATGGTGTTGGTGGataaaatatttaccaaaatggtgttGTTGCATaagtatttaccaaaatagtgtttttaAAGATTTATTTGTTCATCACTCCTAACCTCATTGGATAATTTAAATTCTTTGAATAACTATTAATTTAATCATGGTATTATGTCTCTCATCTAACTTATTTTCTTTAAGAATCTTAAAAAAgcctattttttttataaataaagttcAGATTTTTTAGTCACTCATTTtgttgttaactttttttaaatcaAGTTTTAATGTCTGAGTTACACGACATTTATTCCCTCTATTAAAATAAGATAAATAAAATTTACAGTTTAAgataaataaaaatgtttttctttatttatttttttacaatgatacaattaattaatatttttttatcaaGTCGATGTGTTAACCATCCCACTAATATGTATGTGGATACCTGTAATGTCGTAACTTGACAAAAAAATAATGCAACAAAACCAATAGGTTGTGTGGAAGAAAAAAAAAGCACGAATAATATTCTGAAAATGAgttcaattgtttttttttaaatagtttctCCACCAACACCATTATGGGAAAAAACTCCACATCTATACATAAAGCTTTTGGTGCAACTCCCATCAACATAACTCAGCCAGAAAACACAGCACACGGATACCAATCCCAAACATCTCATCCACCGTCCATTCAAATCACAATCAGACGTCTATCATTCTCCCTTCACACAAGTTtctaattttcaattttttcacaCATGGGGAAAGAAACTGTACTCTTAGTTCTCTCTCTCTCATTGTTCTtcgtctttctctctctctcacaatGAATTCTTTCATCTTCCAGTTCATCGATTCTGATCACCACCATCCCCTAAATATATATTCCCACCGGTGTCTTTTTAGATTCCGACCAGACCTAGGGTGGTTTTGTTAGATTTCATCTCTCCACAGAGAACACCGACGATTTTTAAACTTGATTTATATGTTCCAGGATACAGAGATCAGTGGCGATGGTTACAAAAGCATGGTAGGAGATCTGGGGTGCGGTATCGATGTCTAGGGTTGGTGAATCGAATTTTCCAACGAAGATGGTTAGGGTTCAGGCGAGTTCCGGCCACACAGGTAAGTCCGCAGAAATTGTCATATTTGCATGCCTCGGTTTTGTTTAGATTGGTGGCATATGGCCCCTTTCTGGCTAGATATGGTGTTAACACTGGTGTCTATTCGGATTTCGGCTATACCTTGGGTTCCGGCAACACTCAAGGAGTTCCGGTGAGGTTCCGATATACCCGTTCTTTGTTGTGTTGTCAGCTGAATCTGTTTACTTACAAATATGGTTACATACATCTTCACGTAATTAATCTGTTGATGGACTAATTTGAGTCAATGGTCCAATTTTTTTCCATTCCTTTTCTTTGTTTGTGTTCTTTGCAGAAACCCCAATTTTTGGAATTCGTAGATGCCCTAATCAGTTAGGTTAGTTCATGGTTTTATGAATCTGCAGTGAAGTCTTGTATCCTGAATCTTTAGATGATGAGTATGATTGGGCTTCTAAAAGCTCATAACATTGCTATGTGGTACTTGTTAGTATACTGTTAATGTATAATATTAATATCTTTTTTCAAATCGAAGTTGAAAGTTGAAACAGTCAAAACATTACCAACAATGGCAATTGTAATATGCCAAGAAAGACCACCCCATCATATTAGTTTCTATATAGTTTAGATGTGCCCATATATTaagaaagtcaaactatattttaTAAACTTTGTTTTATAATCTGTTGAATTTATGTTTTGTAATCTCTTactatgttgtcaaagacgcaaggcgcaggcgaggcgcatcggcctcgcccggagcctatgcgcaaggcgcaaaaaaagcgtgggcttttttaacaaaagcgcacatagagaaaaaatataaaaaatatgttatgctttgaaaataaataagattccacatataaaaaattaaaaagataaaCTATTATACATGCCATTTAAGATCATGTATCTTGAATTTGGTTGAACTTGTGCGTGCACGCGCGAGCTCTGGAAACCCGGGCCCGCGTGAGCCAGTCATTTGCTTTGTTTTACCTTTTTTTCCTGCGCCGATTTCGTGCCTCAACCACGttttttgcgcctaggcgcgcgctttttgcgcctcagaaccatttttccaaaaaagcccatttttgcgcctaggctacCACCAGGCGCTAGTGCGCCTCGCTGCGCCCGGACGCTTAGGCGCGCTctttttgcgcttttgacaacatagatcTCTTATTTGTGAAGCTAATGTATAAATTATGTTTCAGATTATTTAGATTATATCTGTTATAAATGATTGGTTAATGTGTAACACTCTTAACATTAGTGATTTAGGTTTTGTAAAATACATAAATagtttaatataagataaatattcTGAGTTTTTCATTGAAAAAGCTCATCCTCTTGTAgctttaccaagttattttaccGGTGGTTGAAACTAAACTAGAGGGGTTCAACTAAAGAGAGTTGATTGGCTGTTAACGCCCTTGGTAGGTTGTCGTTTGGATTTCTCTTTCTCCAGGATTACTAGCTATCACCATTAGATGAGACCGATAGTTTGGTTGTTATCACTATTATAACGTTTGTGTTGTTTGCTTATTATTAATTGCATATTTTGTTAGCAGATTTACTGAAATGGACCTGCACGTATCAAGGTGGTTtgacttttcaattttgtcactTATGTCTGCCATGTTAGTTTAATCGCTGGTTCAAGGGCTGAGGTGTTGAAGCCAGACAAAAGTCGGCAATACCCTAAAAGATGGTAAGTAATTTTCTAAAACATATTTGTTTCATGAGCTTTAGTTTTTGTTGGAGCAaagatttttattttaaattgttCATCACAGAAGAAATAAAGTTAATCCATTCATGAGAGCTGATCTACCTGAAGTTCAGGTCTTATTGTTTCTTCCACACAAGCTTATAAAAACTTGAAAAAGACAATAATAATGTTGTTTGGTTGAGCCTAAAGACAATTGAAAGTCTGCAACTCATGTTTTTTCTAATTTATATATAACCTGATCTCATTTTGATTATTATCATGCTCATGATCAAATGATGCCAAttgtcattttttttttaatttttccaGGTTTAGGTGGTTATGAAGCTGAAGAAGCAACTGGATGAATTAGTCATGAACGTAAAAGGGTAAACTAGGCATCTGAGTAACTGAGTTTTAATTTGTCTACATcaacattttcattttcattttgtGTGTCTGGTTAGAGGTTTCTACATCAACTGCAGGTTagttttgttatatatatatatatatatatatatatatatatatatatatatatatatatatatatatatgtgtgtgtgtgtgtgtgtgtgtatacataCATAACCTGATTTGGGAGCCGTTTCTTGTCAATTTTACTGCAGGATAACTTCTTTGCTAGCTTTGCGCTCGGTTGGTTGATCACAAACGGAGCTGGTCTAGCCTCGTACCCGATTGACACAGTGCGAAGAAGAATGATGATGACATCTGGGGAAGCTGTCAAGTACAAGAACACATTTGACGTGTTCAACCAAATCGTGAAAAAGGAGGGTGTCAAATCATTATTCAAGGGTGGAGGTGCTAACATCCTCCGAGCTATGGCTGGTGCAGGTGTGCTTGCCGGTTGACAATGGTCAAGATCCAACTCttgattctcttgttaagttGACAAGCCTTTTGATTATTTATGATTTTACTGCCTtgtagtttacatttgtttcatGTATTAATCAAATTGGCACTTTGTTTCAGGTATTAATCAATGGTGATGTTTGTGACATTACGTATGATTTTACTGCCTtttagtttacatttgtttcaaCACATATTAAGATCAATACCAACACATGTTCAATATTTACCTACACATAATATTACTTTTACCTACATATAAGATTACTTTTACCTACACATATATTCATGCCACGTCATCCGCCACGTCGGATGCCATGTCACTTGCCATGTCGGATGCCACATCACCTGCCACGTCAGatgccacgtcacctgccacgTCAAATGCCTTCTAAACAAATTGTTGTACTTTTAACCACACATATAAATGTCTTTTAGCCACACATATATGTGTAGGTATAGCTTGCTATATACCTACACATAACTTATGTGTAGGTAATGGCCTATATCCACATTCACGAGTCTACACATCATTACACTTAATTTATGTGTAGGTAAAGACAACTATCAACACACTATATGCTTTTTCCCACACATACTTTGTGTTGGTAAAGCACCAAATTTCTTGTAGtgataacactatgtaacactatataactctatataacaaatataacactatagtttgtctgatagcatgtctatgatagatgtatagtgttatatttgttatataatattatatagtgttacatagtgttatatggtattataattATTCTTTTTAAGTTATGACAAGAACAAAGTTCATAAACACATATACAATTGACATGTAATTGAAAAACGTACATAATTATTCTTTTTAAGTTATGACAAGAACAAGGTTCAAAATGAAATCAATTAGCACTTATATTGTAAAGTGAAGTCATCAATTGTATAAATTTTGGTGTTTTCTTCATCGCCATTGTTGAAGGTTCCCATCGCAACTCCACCCGAATTCGACCTTTTGCAATGTCGTACACGTTGTCTATATGTTTTTGTTTTACCACATCTGCAACACTTATATCCACTGAAGATGAACCCTGGTATTCTAATCTCTAGGAAAATGTTGAAAACCTTGGTTAACTAATGATTGAAAAccataaataataaatattttataagTGAAGAGTTAATGAAATCATCGTACAAGTGATTCTCTGAATGAGGAACAACAAAGTTCCAAATGCAATGTTGCTTTAGCAGGATTCTCTACTGTAAACTTAAACGTTTCTTCCCATACGTGATGTTGATGGTTGTTCATGGTCTACAATCCACAAATTATAATTTAGTCTCTTAATTTGAAATACAAAGTACACAATTAACACAAACCTCGGTTTTTCTAAAGTCAAGTCCGATATGCAGGTCGATGTACGGATGTTTTGCTTTAACTTTAATATCGCTTCCTTCATGGATTGTAACAACAAGCAACCCTCCGTGGTCCAATTCCAACACCTCGGTCTCGCTAGGCTCTGGCGATAAACAACTCTTTGCAATTGGCTCCTGAAGCAAAACATTTGATTTGAAagttacataacaaacaatataagatCGGACACACACATAAATGCCAAAAAAAGAATACCTTTTAGTATATAAAAATACCTTAAACCTCTAATTTGGTTATGAttaactcaataatattttgctgaaaGAGATGGACAACATACATGACACAAAAATTAAAGAGGCTTACTTGATATTCAAGTGCAGTTTCAAGTTCCCTCACAATGTCGCTCATTAGCGGACGATCCTCACGCTCTCTATTTAGACATTGGTAAGCTAATTTGGCAAACGCCTGCAAGGAATCAGGATTTATTTCGTCCTTTATATTACCATAGACAATTTCGTTTATCGTCTTCTGTTCGTAGGATTGTCGCGCCAATGCTACTAAAGATCCATTTTTGTTTTGGAAGCTCAACCTTCCACACAATACTTCAAACAACACAACGCCAAAAGAGTAAACGTCTGACTCTTTTGTTAAATACCCGGTCTCTGCGTAAAGCGGATCACAATACCCAGGTGTACCTACAGGGTTCGAGAAAAGAAATGTGTATTCCTGATTGGTAGGACCAAACTTGGAGAGACCAAAATCTGATATCTTGGCGTTCCAATTTTCATCTAATAaaatatttgaacttttgatatcACGATGAAATACTCTTTGTTGGGTTTCAGATGCACCGTGAAGGTACGCCAATCCTCGAGCCGCCCCAATGCATATCTTAAGGCGTCTTACCCATCTTAGATCATTACTGTTGAGGTAATAATCAAGGCTTTTGTTAGGTACATACTCATACACGAGGATCTTCTCGCCATGATCATCACAAAACCCTAAGAGAgagacaatattttcatgtttgtAAATAGAGAGCATCATGATCTCTTTCCAAAATTCGGGATCTCCTTGCCTGAATCTGCGATCTAAACGCTTCAAAGCAACCGTGGATTGCCCATAAAAACTGACAATCTTTCCCTTATATACTTTCCCGAATCCTCCTCTCCCGATGCAATCAGCGAAGTTGTTGGTAGCTGATTTTATAGCTTCTAATTGTAGTTTGAGGTGTTCAAATTGTTTTGGGTGAGCcattgttttgattgtttgaagcAAAAGCGAGAACTCCACACTATTATTTATAATTGAAGAGCTTGCAAGTGGAGAAGTATTTAACAAACATATACTAGTTAATTGTCAGTTGCATTAAATCATATACTTCTGTCCTAAAATAATCCAAATTGTATGTCAACTTGACATAGTTTGGCttttcatatattttttaatttaattctgacataaacatttttaaaGGTTTGACATAGTTTGgctttcaaatttttttttactttgaatATTTCAATATATATGGTTAAAATGAGGAACTGGCttttcatatattttttaattCTGACATAAACATTTTAAATGTTTGACATAGTTTGGCTTTCAAAATTTTTGGTTGCTCGTGATGTAGGAAGAAGGAATGCATGTTCGTTGGTCACACCAACTTtgaatattttaatatatatggtCAAAATGAGGAACTTGGTAAAACATAGATGTGAGTTCCCTCCGTTTACACAAAATACCACTAGTTTTGCTTGaaataaacttatttgaaacCCAACAATGAATGTAAAAAGTTAAGGTTAAGAAAGACAAAAGTGGCGTTAACTAAGCCACCACTATGTGTTCTTTCTCCGATTCTTCAATCAAGAGTTTTTCCACTTAAAACTTTTTCTTAGATGGAAGAGATCACCACTACAAACTCCTTCACTAGTCCAAGGTAGTGATTACCTTTTCCACGAGACACCTTGCGTGACTAGTTTTATCGTTCTTCACCAAGCCATGGAAGAGATCATCGGTGCAAACCCTTTGTCTCCCAACATCATTACATTCCACACGTGGAAAGAATTAACTAGACTTTTCCATTTTTGAAATTCAAAGTTCTTCCAAGTGATTATTAGCTTTTTACTTCAATTAAGGATTTAACTAATAATTATTTAGAGAATGAACTTGTTATCTTTTTATTAAGGCTTAATTAATTTTCTTTCTAATCCCCAATCAAATTCTTGGTGTATTATGCTTTGATCTTTGTAGATGATATTTTATCCTTGAGCTTTATTGTTACGAAAATTGTACAAAAGCTTACAATAGTTGAAATTTTTTATTACATACAATgatacaataataaaaaatgaaaGTCCAATTACAATTTATAAATCTCAATACACTTATTTATACATGAAGTTTGTTATTTTATTCGTAATTTGACCATCTTAATTTACATTCTAAACAATGATCTAAATTTGGTTatcaaattttagaaatatttCGTCTATGAATTTATCACAAACTGATGATTTTAATATATTTGCTATTAATACACTTTTTAATTACTGTTGACTTtgaataataatttttttttttataaatgacTTTATCAGTCGAGGGTTATATATGGATGAGGTTATGAATATAATAATAAACGGTCGTATACATGAAGATGAGGTTATGAATATAATAATAAACGGTCGTATACATAAGGGAaacaattaaaattaaaaataaaaaaacaaaatcaaaatttttggAAGGAAAGTATTATCCTACATATACATTTAGAAGAtgggggaatagtgtcaggcaacattaggggtgttcaaaaaactcgtggctcgcagctcgctcgaaactcgctcgataaaagctcgaagaaagctcggctcgaaatt
This is a stretch of genomic DNA from Helianthus annuus cultivar XRQ/B chromosome 16, HanXRQr2.0-SUNRISE, whole genome shotgun sequence. It encodes these proteins:
- the LOC110930540 gene encoding probable receptor-like protein kinase At5g38990, whose amino-acid sequence is MAHPKQFEHLKLQLEAIKSATNNFADCIGRGGFGKVYKGKIVSFYGQSTVALKRLDRRFRQGDPEFWKEIMMLSIYKHENIVSLLGFCDDHGEKILVYEYVPNKSLDYYLNSNDLRWVRRLKICIGAARGLAYLHGASETQQRVFHRDIKSSNILLDENWNAKISDFGLSKFGPTNQEYTFLFSNPVGTPGYCDPLYAETGYLTKESDVYSFGVVLFEVLCGRLSFQNKNGSLVALARQSYEQKTINEIVYGNIKDEINPDSLQAFAKLAYQCLNREREDRPLMSDIVRELETALEYQEPIAKSCLSPEPSETEVLELDHGGLLVVTIHEGSDIKVKAKHPYIDLHIGLDFRKTETMNNHQHHVWEETFKFTVENPAKATLHLELCCSSFRESLRLEYQGSSSVDISVADVVKQKHIDNVYDIAKGRIRVELRWEPSTMAMKKTPKFIQLMTSLYNISAN